One Ranitomeya variabilis isolate aRanVar5 chromosome 5, aRanVar5.hap1, whole genome shotgun sequence DNA window includes the following coding sequences:
- the LOC143775158 gene encoding E3 ubiquitin-protein ligase TRIM39-like → MASADLREELLCSICLSTYTDPVMLRCGHNYCRVCIDHVLDTQDGYLYCVDSPVPAVRSCLLCEASLCDKHLRSHSKSPEHVLSDPSTSLEKRKCSVHKKILEYYCTEDAACICVSCSLAGEHRGHQVQMLDDASEKKKKKLRNVLQKLITKTEDTEEKVQSLEKRRIKAPEQAAGDAERITALCTDIRRRVDDLEKKVLSEISRQEKEESLSLSALIHQLEIKKDELSRKMRHIEELCNMTNPLTVLQEPDTGDLCDPEEGGDEDTGGHDKQPHDGDDLDVAEISHTLHTLCEVISGIRSGIYVEDPADILLDITTAANNLLISDDLKTAIGTGQNQKRTETAERFQNNNQVMSRRGFTSGRHYWDVEGGTSGWWMVGTCYPSIDRRGDWSLIGFNIKSWTLSRCDNQYSVIHDSKQMWLPHKISSDRVRICLDYEAGQLSFYELCDPIRHLHTFTATFSEPLHAALCVCNGSIKILGRSRNWKKLSFII, encoded by the exons ATGGCTTCTGCTGATCTGAGAGAAGAGCTGCTCTGCTCCATCTGTCTGAGCACTTATACAGATCCTGTAatgctgagatgtggacacaactacTGCCGGGTCTGTATAGATCATGTACTGGATACACAGGACGG gtacctttactgtgtggactctcctgtacctgctgttagatcctgcctgctgtgtgaggcttctctgtgtgataaacacctgagatctcacagcaaatcaccagaacacgtcttatctgatcccagcacttctctggagaaaaggaaatgttctgttcataagaagatcctggaatattactgcactgaggacgctgcttgtatctgtgtgtcctgcagtttgGCCGGAGAACATCGGGGACACCAGGTACAGATGTTAGATGACGCTtctgagaagaagaagaagaaactgAGAAATGTCCTCCAGAAACTGATCACAAAGACCGAGGACACCGAGGAGAAAGTACAGAGTCTGGAGAAGCGCAGGATAAAAGCTCCAGAACAAGCAGCTGGAGATGCCGAGAGAATCActgccctgtgtacagacatcaggagacgggtggacgacctggagaagaaggtcctgagtgagatctccaggcaggaaaaggaagagtcactgtcactatctgctctgatccatcagctggaaataaagaaggacgagctgtccaggaagatgagacacattgaggagctgtgtaacatgacgaatccactgactgtcttacaggaaccagacaccggtgacttgtgtgatcctgaggagggaggtgatgaggacacaggaggacatgataaacagccccatgatggagatgacctggatgtggctgagatctcacacacattacacacattatgtgaggtaatatcaggtataaggagcgggatctatgtggaggatcctgcagacatattactggataTAACCACAGCTGCTAATAAtctccttatatcagacgacctgaaaactgcAATCGGGACAGGTCAGAACCAAAAACGTacagaaacagcagagagattccagAATAATAATCAGGTGATGAGCAGGAGaggatttacctcaggacgacattactgggatgtggaggGCGGTACATCAGGGTGGTGGATGGTGGGGACGTGTTATCCCAGTATAGACAGGAGGGGAGACTGGTCACTCATTGGATTTAATATTAAGTCCTGGACTTTGAGTAGATGTGATAATCAGTATTCAGTGATACATGACAGTAAACAAATGTGGTTACCTCACAAGATCTCCAGTGATAGAgtcaggatatgtctggattatgaggctgggcagttgtccttttatgagctgtgtgaccccatcagacacttacacaccttcactgccaccTTCTCCGAGCCCCTTCATGCTGCATTATGTGTATGTAATGGTTCTATAAAGATATTAGGGAGAAGCAGAAACTGGAAGAAACTATCATTCATAATCTAA
- the LOC143776902 gene encoding E3 ubiquitin/ISG15 ligase TRIM25-like, producing MASADLREELDCSICLSTYTDPVMLRCGHNFCRVCIDQALDTQDGSGVYSCPECREEFQQRPALMRNFALCKLMEKFLFIQPAQTESGICCTYCVDSPVPAVRSCLHCEASLCDKHLRVHSKSPEHVLSDPSTSLEKRKCSVHKKILEYYCSEDAACICMSCSFAREHRGHQVELIDEASKKKKKKLRDVLQKMMAKTEGTEDKVQSLKERRRKAQEQAAGEAERITALCTDIRRRVDDLEKKVLSEISRQETEESLSLSALIHQLEIKKDELSRKMRHIEELCNMTDPLTVLQEPDTGDLCDPEEEGGDEDTGGHNKQPHDGDDLDVAVVSHTLHTLCEVISGIRSGIYVEDPADILLDVTTAANNLLISDNLKIATGTGEKQKRPETAERFQNNNQVMSRRGFTSGRHYWDVESRRSGWSMVGMCYPSIDRRGRQSLIGFNIKSWILSRCNNQYSVVHDSKQMWLPDKISSDRVRICLDYEAGQLSFYELCDPIRHLHTFTVTFSEPLHAVLYVSNGSIKILGEQNWKKPS from the coding sequence ATGGCGTCTGCTGATCTGAGAGAAGAGCTGGACTGCTCCATCTGTCTGAGCACTTATACAGATCCTGTAatgctgagatgtggacacaacttctgccgggtctgtatAGATCAGGCGCTGGATACACAGGACGGgtctggagtttattcctgtcctgaaTGCAGAGAAGAGTTTCAGCAGCGGCCGGCACTGATGAGGAACTTTGCTTTGTGTAAGCTAATGGAGAAATTCCTGTTTATTCAACCAGCACAGACAGAAAGtgggatctgctgcacttactgtgtggactctccggtacctgctgttagatcctgtctacactgtgaggcttctctgtgtgataaacacctgagggttcacagcaaatcaccagaacacgtcttatctgatcccagcacttctctggagaaaagaaaatgttctgtccataagaaGATCTTGGAATATTATTGCAGTGAGGATGCTGCCTGTATCTGCATGTCCTGCAGTTTCGCCAGAGAACATCGGGGACACCAGGTGGAGCTGATAGATGAAGcctctaagaagaagaagaagaaactgAGAGATGTCCTCCAGAAAATGATGGCAAAGACCGAGGGCACTGAGGATAAAGTCCAGAGTCTGAAGGAGCGCAGGAGAAAAGCTCAAGAACAAGCAGCTGGAGAAGCCGAGAGAATCActgccctgtgtacagacatcaggagacgggtggacgacctggagaagaaggtcctgagtgagatctccaggcaggaaacggaagagtcactgtcactgtctgctctgatccatcagctggaaataaagaaggacgagctgtccaggaagatgagacacattgaggagctgtgtaacatgacggatccactgactgtcttacaggaaccagacaccggtgacttgtgtgatcctgaggaggagggaggtgatgaggacacagggggacataATAAACAGCCCCATGATGGAGATGACCTGGATGTGGCTGTGGTCTCACACACATTGCACACATTATGTGAGGTAATATCAGGTATAAGGAGCGGGATCTATGTGGAGgatcctgcagacatattactggatgtaaccACGGCTGCTAATAATCTCCTTATATCAGACAACCTGAAAATTGCAACTGGGACAGGAGAGAAGCAGAAAcgtccagaaacagcagagagattccagAATAATAATCAGGTGATGAGCAGGAGaggatttacctcaggacgacattactgggatgtggagagCAGGAGATCAGGGTGGTCGATGGTGGGGATGTGTTATCCCAGTATAGACAGGAGGGGGCGTCAGTCACTTATTGGATTTAATATTAAATCCTGGATTTTGAGTAGATGTAATAATCAGTATTCAGTGGTACATGACAGTAAACAAATGTGGTTACCTGACAAGATCTCCAGTGATAGAgtcaggatatgtctggattatgaggccgggcagttgtccttttatgagctgtgtgaccccatcagacacttacacaccttcactgtCACCTTCTCCGAGCCCCTTCATGCTGTATTATATGTATCTAATGGTTCTATAAAGATATTAGGGGAACAAAACTGGAAGAAACCATCATGA